The [Pantoea] beijingensis genomic sequence TATGTGGTTTCGGGCATGGTTCCGACTGAACAAGCAAAAGATCGTATTTATCAAATTGTTGGTGAAGGTACCGGGGCTGAGCGGATAGAGCACAAGAAGGCGGGAATGGGGCAGACAACCCCCTGGCTGAATGATGCTGAGTATAGGAATGTGGTTAATAAACTGGAATTACCGGTGACTAATCAGGTTAACGTAAAACTGTCAGTCGTTGAAGTGAGTAGAACCTTTGTTGATAACGTTGGGATCGACTGGGGAACTAACGGGGGAGGCGGCAATGGATTTGCGGCTGGTACTTTTCGTTTCGTAAAATTTAATGCTGATACGTTGACCAGCCTGGTTCGCGCTATCCGCAATGATTCGGTTGCTCGTGTGCTGGCAGAGCCTAATTTATCGGTTCTGTCGGGCGAAACGGCTGATTTTCTGGTCGGCGGTGAGGTGCCCGTTGTGACCTCTTCCCAGAATGGTAGTAACGTTGATTATAAAACCTTTGGTATCAAGCTAAATGTGGGAGCGAGGGTCAACAGTAATAAAAATATCCGCCTGACCCTCAGTGAAGAAGTCAGTAACGTTGATGAAACATATAAAATTGGCGTTGATAATAATCTGCCTTCTTTCCGAACCCGTAGTGCCAGAACCACTATCGAATTAGCCGATGGTGAAAGCTTTTTACTGGGTGGATTACTGAGTAACAACGATAAGGAATCGCTGAGAAAAGTTCCGTTCATTGGTGATGTACCCTTACTGGGTGCCTTATTTCGGAATGCATCCACTTCGCGTGAAAAGACCGATTTGGTGGTTGTGGCCACGGTAAATCTGGTTAAACCGATCACGCCGCGTGAAGTCGTGCTGCCGGATTTCAAAAGAACATCGACTCTGGCGCGCTTCTTCAATCTTGACGGTATTACCGATCGACGTGACAGAAAGCGTGCGCAGCAATTCATTGAAGATGGTGGGTTTATCAAATGAAGATATTTAATCTGTTTCTGGGGTGGTGGTTGACGCTAGCGGCCGTAGTAATGCCCTTTCCGCTATATGCTGAGCAAATAAGTGAGGGATTGCCGTTCCTTAAACCAGATGTCGTGCTTAGCACACCTGATACCATTACCAGAGAAGTCGCTGTAGGAAAAATAATGTCCCAGGTTAAGGGTGATTTTCGCGGTAGAATACTACTTATCTGGAATAACTCTCGTTTCAACGAAAGTGCGAATAAATTGCGGAGTGATTTAATTCAGCGAGGGATTGCACCTTATCGTATTGAGTTAGTTCAGGATGTTGGCGGCTATCGAAAATATAATAATAGCGGCATAAAAATTCATATCCAGCAAATGATAAAACAGCAACGTGAATGCCAGGACAAAAATTATAACTATAAATTTAATCGCTATAGCGATCAGGGATGTGCACTTGGTAACCTCCTCGATCGCTCATTAGTCGATATCTATTAAGGAAGATAAGGTGTTGCTATTTCAGTCAGATAAAGGACTTGGCTATCACTCACCAAAAAACCTGTTTTACGTTGTGTCATCGCGTAAGAACGTGGGCGAGACGCTATGCGAACAATTCCGTATGGCTGGCGTTGAGGCGGTTGAGCAGATTGCTATCGATATTACGCAGGTTGATGTGCTAAACATACCGACAAATGCGGATGGCGTCGTCATTGATGTTGGTAATAATGAAGATGTGAGCAATATTATTAATGCATTACGTGTTCATATTCCTCGGACTGTCTGGTGCTGCGTTGTTGGGGACAGTGATTCAATTTCAGTCGCGCAAAATTTTGCGGTTAACGATCTTCATTACTTTAACATCAATACACAATACGAAGCGATTATACATAATGCCATCGCTAAACGTGGTGCCGTGGTTAGTCGCTCTGCGGTTCATATCAGCATTCTGGGATGCAAAGGTGGGGTAGGAAGCACGACGATTGGTTACCAGCTAGCCAGCGCTATTTCTAGTCTGAAACGCTCTCCTGGGCTCTTTATTCAGGGCGCTGGCGGTTCAGTAGATCTTGATCTTGTGGTGGGCAAGAAATTGCTCAAAGAAATCACGCAGGTGCAAAAACACCTGGACGTCATCGGTGGACAGAGTGCCTGCTTCCCTGAGGTGTCAGAAGGTATAATGAAAGGATATAACTTCATCTTTTTTGAGCAGTCTATCCATTCAGCAAATAAAGAAAATTTACGTCAGGTTATCGAGAATTCTCATTGTATTGTACTGGTGATCGACCGTTCTATGTC encodes the following:
- a CDS encoding type II and III secretion system protein family protein; this encodes MKKTFQKIICLIAFLCPLFSFASEIYMAPGDTRVIQVKDNVETVYISSPDVADYELISDKSLVAYAKNQGRADLIVFDKSGDQVLKMTIVVDTVLSDIAKKINQEFPDSTVNVLKMGKSYVVSGMVPTEQAKDRIYQIVGEGTGAERIEHKKAGMGQTTPWLNDAEYRNVVNKLELPVTNQVNVKLSVVEVSRTFVDNVGIDWGTNGGGGNGFAAGTFRFVKFNADTLTSLVRAIRNDSVARVLAEPNLSVLSGETADFLVGGEVPVVTSSQNGSNVDYKTFGIKLNVGARVNSNKNIRLTLSEEVSNVDETYKIGVDNNLPSFRTRSARTTIELADGESFLLGGLLSNNDKESLRKVPFIGDVPLLGALFRNASTSREKTDLVVVATVNLVKPITPREVVLPDFKRTSTLARFFNLDGITDRRDRKRAQQFIEDGGFIK
- a CDS encoding tight adherance operon protein; amino-acid sequence: MLLFQSDKGLGYHSPKNLFYVVSSRKNVGETLCEQFRMAGVEAVEQIAIDITQVDVLNIPTNADGVVIDVGNNEDVSNIINALRVHIPRTVWCCVVGDSDSISVAQNFAVNDLHYFNINTQYEAIIHNAIAKRGAVVSRSAVHISILGCKGGVGSTTIGYQLASAISSLKRSPGLFIQGAGGSVDLDLVVGKKLLKEITQVQKHLDVIGGQSACFPEVSEGIMKGYNFIFFEQSIHSANKENLRQVIENSHCIVLVIDRSMSAIRVAKNVIENIEQLQKIRNISRRLVICLNDSRPVTMGGLNQDDINSLIRNRIDTHFPYNKATLNGKLERLLRTQSPQEDLVKIVLGKARKNKYTSATPSLFSRIARRKA